Part of the Engystomops pustulosus chromosome 4, aEngPut4.maternal, whole genome shotgun sequence genome is shown below.
TTGGAGCAGACGCCCACTCAAGGGCCAGGCAGGCGAGGTCTATAGCAGCATATGCCATGAGGTAGAAGACGGTCACTATTCCAGCAATGGTGTTCAACTTACCAGCGAGCAGGACCAGCTGAGGAGAGGAAATGTCACCATCAGGACATACAAAGTATCATTGGTCAGTAGTAGATACTGATGACTTCatcatatatggagggtctcgtAGAGACAGTAATACACTCGTATGCCCCAACTTATCACCATACAATGGTTTCTGTACCAAAAGAACTTACCTGCACAAGGGCCCATGTATACACCACTGCTCCCCAGGGGTTTCCTCCCTTTGACACAAGCTTAGCAGGAGCCAGGAGGATCCCTGGATTAGACACACTATTAGACTACATGGACAAATAAGGAGGCAGTAAGTAAGTGTGGACAGTAAGTGGTCTCACCAAACAGGTCATCCTTGGCAAGAGCGTGTAAGATGCGAGATGCCCCAATAAGGGTGCTCATGGAGGCAGACAGGGAGGTGGCATAGACTCCAATCAGGACAAACGGAGGCCAGATATTGATTGGTCGGAAGAACCCATAATCTTCTAGAAGTAATGTCCTGGCAAGAGATAGAAAGATCAGCGAGAACGTCAAGGGTGTGGCTCCAGAGTCATGTCCTCTGGTGGTGCTACCAAACTAGGTGGGATGGGGTTCAATGTAGTTGGATACACAAGTCATACACAAGCTCATCGGAGGTACTGTGTTTCCCCGGGAGGGGGTGGGGAGTTTGAAATTCATTCAGGGGAAACCTTGTATTAACTTATGTttgagggcactgtatatatttaaGGGCTTCTGGGGTGGGTGTCCTTGATATTCCTCCTGTAGGGTGAATGTTACACTGTGGGAACATTGGTTTTATGTAAAATGTTTTTGTGATAATAAACGATTACAGACCTgtcacaggtcagagctgtgaaGATGAAGAGTATAAGATAGACGAAGAACGTGATCACCACGGCTATGATGGTCCCAATAGGAATGGCGCGGCTTGGCTGCTTCAgttcccctgaaaaaaaaaaacataaagtcaCTGAGGAACAGAGAGGAAATGTTCCCAATTTCCCATATCTTGGTCAGGATCCCCATCCCCTTCACTGTGATCATTTCTATTCTCAGGAATCACCATGACCTGGAAGGTGAAGACTTTGACCTTAGTATGAAGACAATATAAACCAGGCCATAAACATTGTAGACTTCATGACTGATGAAAGGACCCACCATATCAGCCTGGAGATGATCTCAGGTGGACCCCCGTATGGCTGCTCCTTGGACATCTGCTCACAATGTCACATCTCTAACCACCCCCCACCATATGAAGCCTACAGATGATGATGAAGAAAGGGTCTTACCAGACATATTACATCCAGCCATGATACCAGTGCATCCATTAAACATCACCGCAAAGACAGTGGCAAAATTCATGAGGTTTCCAGTGGTGTAGTCCAGGGAGTAGTCCGCTAATGGGAAACAGACAAGAGTGACGCGAGTATGGTACAACCAATCATCTAACCAAGCTCGACATGGACAAGAGGGCAAGTGTAACACCGATGCTTTGTCTCAAAGTAGAAGGTTTAGTTATAAAGCAAAAGACTTTTGGAGGTCTAATGGCATTGGCTGTGATACATGGTCATACACCTTCTCTGCTCAAGGCCTTGGGTGAGGTGAAGGTGTCCAATGGATGGAACGACCATGTTACACCACATCAGCTCCGTCCGGCCAACCCAAGTGTCTTTATTTGGATTCAGTTCTTAATCAGATTCACTTTACTGTGGCTATTAAGTGGTATCACAGCTCATGTGGTAGGTCTATGATGTCTACTCTGATGTAGTAGACATCATAGACCTATGGGATTTCAATGGGATTGCTACTGGACCACGGGTGGCCAAACCATGATCTTCAGTTGTCCTACCAGGAGATAGGGTTTATGTTTTCGTTTTTTATCTTGATGTAGTTAGAACCCACAGCCAATAAGACGGGTGCATGCCAAAACTGGATGTTGGGAAAAGAAGTTCTCCACCACATTCATTATTCAGAACTTCACGCGAGGTCTTCTTTCCATGTGCATTCCAGCTCAATGAAGAACACCCTTTGAATAATATAATTTTGAATGTACAGGAGAACTTCTATTTCCTACTTTACACCCAAGATTTTCTGGTCCGTTCCAATGCAGCAGGATATCGGAGTACGGCGGATCGGTGAGCTGGAGTTTGGCGTTTTACTTTCCAACTCTTCATGTTAGGTATGAAAATGTCTTGGTAGAACATTCTTCCAGTGTCTGGTGTCCATCTATGGAGTTATTAGCCTCTTTCGAGCTGACACATGCTTTGGTTGCCCTTGTCTATCAGTGTACAGGAGTTTGAGTTTTCTTTTTGGTTTTAGGTTGAAATTAAATTCCATTCTAATAAAACGTCATCTCAAAAATAAGACTCTCCCATTGGTGGATGTTCTCACCTTGTAAGTTGTTGTGCAGTGTGGTTCTGTTGATTCCAGTATATTCCCCGATCAGAGTTATGTTCCCTCCATGGCGAATAGTGATTTGTCGTGGTCCAACGGCTAAAAAACTGAGCAAAATGGACAGAAGGACCACAGTGACCAGAATAAAGATGAAGAAAGCCGCTTGGGAGTAGATGGAGGCCCCAACCagacatacagacagacagagcAGGAGCACCACACTAGCATATAGGTAGCTGTATCCATAGCCCTGGGGCAGGGAGCGGAGAGGGTTGGTGAGATCAGACGAGTCTGGGGGTGGTAAAGGAAAGAGGATTGGTTACAGACAAGACAGACAATGAGGCAATGATGGGGCATCACTGACAGAACTGACCTTGCCCAAAGATATCCAGAACACCCTCCACCAGGCCGAGAACATAGACTCCACATGCGCAAACGTTGGCCAAGTAGAACATGAGTCCAATGCTGCCACCAAACTCTGGGCCTAGGGTTCTGGAGATCATAACTAGATAACGTCAGGGAAAATAATGCATTGACTTACCACCCACTGCCACAAGTATCTTGGAGTCTATCCGATCTGCCGGCACACAAACTATGACACGTCAATGTCGCCACCGGCTGACGTCATACATTGTCTGCCGGGAAATCGCATAGACGTGCATCTGATTCAatatcctcggcttatactcgagtataaacagtAAATAATACTGCAGGAATGTAATGGACCAAGGACGTGCAGGGATGGACCTATGGACTGGGGTAGTAACCACCACAAGGCGGCCTGGGGCACTGGGTACCACATTCTGCTGTGGTGAGGACTTGTCTATAATGTCACATACACATATAAAGGATACAGTAAGCTCCACCGCCTTGGACCGCCCCATTAGTAGAAATGGCGCAAACGCTGAGAACAGTCAACCAGATGATAGCGTATGCCACAAACAGcatgagaagagactgcagaAGACCCGCATGACCCACCACGAAACCTGAGAGGAGCGAGAACAGACGGGTTAAGACATTGGTGGCTATAAACATTGTAGCGGATAATAATAAGACTTCAGACGTGTCCCGGGGTGTGTCCGCCCGACACGGCCGCACGtctgtcccccgtctgtccggGGACCGGCAGTCCTGTCCCGTGTCCCCCGTCTGTCCGGGGACCGGCAGTCCTGTCCCGTGTCCCCCGTCTGTCCGGGGACCGGCAGTCCTGTCCCGTGTCCCCCGTCTGTCCGGGGACCGGCAGTCCTGTCCCGTGTCCCCCGTCTGTCCGGGGACCGGCAGTCCTGTCCCGTGTCCCCCGTCTGTCCGGGGACCGGCAGTCCTGTCCCGTGTCCCCCGTCTGTCCGGGGACCGGCAGTCCTGTCCCGTGTCCCCCGTCTGTCCGGGGACCGGCAGTCCTGTCCCGTGTCCCCCGTCTCTCCGGGGACCGGCAGTCCTGTCCCGTGTCCCCCGTCTCTCCGGGGACCGGCAGTCCTGTCCCGTGTCCCCCGTCTGTCCGGGGACCGGCAGTCCTGTCCCGTGTCCCCCGTCTGTCCGGGGACCGGCAGTCCTGTCCCGTGTCCCCCGTCTGTCCGGGGACCGGCAGTCCTGTCCCGTGTCCCCCGTCTGTCCGGGGACCGGCAGTCCTGTCCCGTGTCCCACGTCTGTCCGGGGACCGGCAGTCCTGTCCCGTGTCCCACGTCTGTCCGGGGACCGGCAGTCCTGTCCCGTGTCCCACGTCTGTCCGGGAACCGGCAGTCCTGTCCCGTGTCCCCCGTCTGTCCGGGGACCGGCAGTCCTGTCCCGTGTCCCCCGTCTGTCCGGGGACCGGCAGTCCTATCACATGACCCGTGTCTCAGTCTCGTTGTACTTTTACCAGATATAAATTCTGAAAGCAGGAAGCGCATTTTCCGCTGTAATCTTCCCATGACACGCGGATCAGACTGTGCGGGAGGACAGGGGCGGCCATTGTGCCCCACAGACTGGATGTAGTAGAGGAGCGGTGGCGTCACAGTGTGTTACACGCCAATTATTAACCATGTAGTGACCGCGCACTCACCGATTCTCATGAAGACCACAATACTGAACATGGAGAGGACGGTGGGAACAACAACCCCGAAGAAGGTGGAGAGCTTGCGGGGCGCGGGGCCGGGGGCCACCACGGGGGCCTCCCCATCACACAGGGTGGAGGTGGTGGGTCCCAGGGCCCCATCGGACACACTGAAGAGGCGATAGTGGAGGAGGGGAGAGTTTTCTGAGGTCATAACTGGAGCGGCAAAAAGAGAGAGATTGTTATAGAGCATCAGGGAAAGGAACAACGCCACACAATCCCACGTATCGGACACACACGGCGGAGCCGCACAGCGTCCCGGACACACACGGCGGAGCCGCACAGCGTCCCGGACACACGGCGGAGCCGCACAGCGTCCCGGACACACACGGCGGAGCCGCACAGCGCCCCGGACACACACGGCGGAGCCGCACAGCGCCCCGGACACACACGGCGGAGCCGCACAGCGCCCCGGACACACACGGCGGAGCCGCACAGCGCCCCGGACACACACGGCGGAGCCGCACAGCGCCCCGGACACACACGGCGGAGCCGCACAGCGCCCCGGACACACACGGCGGAGCCGCACAGCGCCCCGGACACACACGGCGGAGCCGCACAGCGCCCCGGACACACACGGCGGAGCCGCACAGCGCCCCGGACACACACGGCGGAGCCGCACAGCGCCCCGGACACACACGGCGGAGCCGCACAGCGCCCCGGACACACACGGCGGAGCCGCACAGCGCCCCGGACACACACGGCGGAGCCGCACAGCGCCCCGGACACACACGGCGGAGCCGCACAGCGCCCCGGACACACACGGCGGAGCCGCACAGCGCCCCGGACACACACGGCGGAGCCGCACAGCGCCCCGGACACACACGGCGGAGCCGCACAGCGCCCCGGACACACACGGCGGAGCCGCACAGCGCCCCGGACACACACGGCGGAGCCGCACAGCGCCCCGGACACACACGGCGGAGCCGCACAGCGCCCCGGACACACACGGCGGAGCCGCACAGCGCCCCGGACACACACGGCGGAGCCGCACAGCGCCCCGGACACACACGGCGGAGCCGCACAGCGCCCCGGACACACACGGCGGAGCCGCACAGCGCCCCGGACACACACGGCGGAGCCGCACAGCGCCCCGGACACACACGGCGGAGCCGCACAGCGCCCCGGACACACACGGCGGAGCCGCACAGCGCCCCGGACACACACGGCGGAGCCGCACAGCGCCCCGGACACACACGGCGGAGCCGCACAGCGCCCCGGACACACACGGCGGAGCCGCACAGCGTCCCGGACACACACGGCGGAGCCGCACAGCGTCCCGGACACACACGGCGGAGCCGCACAGCGTCCCGGACACACACGGCGGAGCCGCACAGCGTCCCGGACACACACGGCGGAGCCGCACAGCGTCCCGGACACACACGGCGGAGCCGCACAGCGTCCCGGACACACACGGCGGAGCCGCACAGCGTCCCGGACACACACGGCGGAGCCGCACAGCGTCCCGGACACACACGGCGGAGCCGCACAGCGTCTCACATATACACGGCGCTGTACACCACCTCTCACATATACACGACGCTGTACATCACCTCTCAcatatacacagcgctgtacattaCCTCTCACATATACACGGCGCTGTACACCACCTCTCAcatatacacagcgctgtactCCTCTCAcatatacacagcgctgtactCCTCTCAcatatacacagcgctgtacatcaCCTCTCAcatatacacagcgctgtacaccaCCTCTCACATATACACGGCGCTGTACACCACCTCTCACATATACACGGCGCTGTACACCACCTCTCACATATACACGATGCTGTACATTACCTCTCAcatatacacagcgctgtacaccaCCTCTCAcatatacacagcgctgtacaccaCCTCTCAcatatacacagcgctgtacgccACCTCTCAcatatacacagcgctgtacattaCCTCTCACATATACCAGCGCTGTACACCACCTCTCAcatatacacagcgctgtacaccaCCTCTCAcatatacacagcgctgtacaccaCCTCTCAcatatacacagcgctgtacattaCCTCTCACATATACCAGCGCTGTACACCACCTCTCACATATACACGGCGCTGTACATTACCTCTCACATATACCAGCGCTGTACACCACCTCTCAcatatacacagcgctgtacaccaCCTCTCAcatatacacagcgctgtacaccaCCTCTCAcatatacacagcgctgtactCCTCTCAcatatacacagcgctgtacacctcacatatacacagcgctgtacattaCCTGTATCCACATCACATGTGTCCCGCATAGAATCCCCCGGCTGATACAATGTAATCGCTCAGCATCTacaccctgcaccacacactgctctTCCTCATCAGCTGACCAGTCAtgtgacccctccccctcctAATAGCCAGACTGAGCGCGCTCAGATCTCACCCGCCCCGCCCCACACACAGCATCACCAGCCGGATACATTGTTACCACATACACCGCAATACAATGTATCCTATACacccgccatatactgtaccctatacaccccatacactgtactctatacaccccaataCACtttactctatacacccccatacactgtactctatacacccccatacactgtaccctatacacccccatacactgtactctatacacctcatacactgtactctatacaccccatacactgtactctatacacccccatacactgtactctatacaccccatacactgtactctatacaccccatacactgtactctatacaccccatacactgtactctatacaccccatacactgtactctatacaccccatacactgtactctatacacccccatacactgtactctatacacccccatacactgtactctatacacccccatacactgtaccctatacacccccatacactgtactctatacacctcatacactgtactctatacaccccatacactgtactctatacacccccatacactgtactctatacaccgccatacactgtactctatacacctccatacactgtactctatacaccccatacactgtactctatacacctccatacattgtactctatacacccccatacactgtaccctatacaccccatacactgtaccctatacaccccatacactgtaccctatacacccgccatatactgtaccctatacaccccatacactgtactctatacaccccatacactgtactctatacacctccatacactgtactctatacacctccatacactgtactctatacaccccatacactgtactctatacacctccatacactgtactctatacaccccatacactgtactctatacaccccatacactgtactctatacaccccatacactgtactctatacaccccatacactgtactctatacacccccatacactgtactctatacaccccatacactgtactctatacacccccatacactgtactctatacaccccatacactgtactctatacaccccatacactgtactctatacaccccatacactgtactctatacaccccatacactgtactctatacaccccatacactgtactctatacacctcatacactgtactctatacaccccatacactgtactctatacacccccatacactgtactctatacaccccatacactgtactctatacaccccatacactgtactctatacacccccatacactgtactctatacaccccatacactgtactctatacacccccatacactgtactctatacaccccatacactgtactctatacacccccatacactgtactctatacacccccatacactgtactctatacaccccaataCACtttactctatacacccccatacactgtactctatacacccccatacactgtacccta
Proteins encoded:
- the SLC12A9 gene encoding solute carrier family 12 member 9, with the translated sequence MRDTCDVDTVMTSENSPLLHYRLFSVSDGALGPTTSTLCDGEAPVVAPGPAPRKLSTFFGVVVPTVLSMFSIVVFMRIGFVVGHAGLLQSLLMLFVAYAIIWLTVLSVCAISTNGAVQGGGAYFMISRTLGPEFGGSIGLMFYLANVCACGVYVLGLVEGVLDIFGQDSSDLTNPLRSLPQGYGYSYLYASVVLLLCLSVCLVGASIYSQAAFFIFILVTVVLLSILLSFLAVGPRQITIRHGGNITLIGEYTGINRTTLHNNLQADYSLDYTTGNLMNFATVFAVMFNGCTGIMAGCNMSGELKQPSRAIPIGTIIAVVITFFVYLILFIFTALTCDRTLLLEDYGFFRPINIWPPFVLIGVYATSLSASMSTLIGASRILHALAKDDLFGILLAPAKLVSKGGNPWGAVVYTWALVQLVLLAGKLNTIAGIVTVFYLMAYAAIDLACLALEWASAPNFRPTFRLFSWHTCLLGILSCLVMMFLINPAYASGSIVLLLLLLGFIHFRSSSSSWGYISQALIFHQVRKYLLLLDVRKEHVKFWRPQILLMVSNPRTSCQLIKFVNDLKKGGLYIMGHVETGDLDTLPSDPVQAHYSFWLSLVDKLNVKAFVDLTLSPSVRHGTQQLLRITGLGGMKPNTLVLGFYDDATPEDYFLQDSAFTPGLSPHDDPFGVDATSLQAHFPPVRSPETPHHLAAKEYVAIISDALKMHKNIVLARGFPSLVRPGTSSSNAALYIDVWPQDLLRPQASAYVDVCSLFLLQMACILNMAASWRRYQLRVFLCVESSGGGNSSNSGLLAAEVKFRELLIKLRIRAAIRVVDWDRVAVLRGQSLEHTGLTREPNSAEYLKAANQAVLEEGGMESAVRFLYLPRPPADPALHERYLEELDALTQGLGPTLLIHGLTPVTCTEL